From Microcystis aeruginosa NIES-2549, a single genomic window includes:
- the dapB gene encoding 4-hydroxy-tetrahydrodipicolinate reductase, protein MTENRGPIPVVVNGAAGKMGREVIKAVARADDMILVGAVDRNPAFRGQDVGEVAGCEPLEVPILDDLQSVLVLATQEKVQGVMVDFTHPDGVYDNTRSAIAYGVRPVVGTTGLSAAQLQDLAEFAEKASTGCLVIPNFSIGMVLLQQAAVQASRYFDHVEIIELHHNQKADAPSGTAIKTAELLAELGKTFNPAQVSEKETIPGARGGLTAENIRIHSVRLPGLIAHQEVIFGSPGEIYTLRHDTSDRSCYMPGVLLSIRKVTQLQSLVYGLEKIL, encoded by the coding sequence ATGACCGAAAATAGAGGCCCGATTCCCGTAGTTGTCAACGGTGCAGCCGGCAAAATGGGACGGGAAGTTATTAAAGCCGTTGCTCGTGCCGACGATATGATCTTAGTGGGTGCAGTCGATCGAAATCCAGCTTTTCGAGGTCAGGATGTGGGGGAAGTGGCCGGTTGTGAACCCCTAGAAGTGCCGATTCTCGACGATTTACAGAGTGTTTTAGTCCTGGCAACTCAGGAAAAAGTGCAGGGGGTAATGGTGGATTTTACCCATCCCGACGGTGTTTATGACAATACCCGCAGTGCGATCGCCTATGGAGTGCGTCCCGTGGTGGGAACTACGGGATTATCGGCGGCACAACTGCAAGATTTAGCCGAATTTGCCGAAAAAGCCAGCACTGGCTGTTTAGTTATCCCCAATTTTTCCATTGGCATGGTTTTACTACAACAGGCTGCCGTGCAAGCATCCCGCTACTTTGATCATGTGGAAATTATCGAACTGCATCACAATCAAAAAGCAGACGCACCCAGTGGCACAGCCATTAAAACCGCCGAATTACTGGCCGAATTAGGTAAAACCTTTAATCCTGCCCAAGTTTCCGAAAAAGAAACCATCCCCGGTGCTAGAGGCGGTTTAACTGCTGAGAACATCCGTATTCATAGCGTGCGTTTACCCGGTTTAATTGCTCACCAGGAAGTCATTTTCGGTTCTCCTGGAGAAATCTATACCCTTCGTCACGATACCAGCGATCGCTCCTGTTATATGCCGGGGGTTCTCCTTTCTATCCGCAAAGTTACTCAGCTGCAATCCCTCGTTTACGGTTTAGAAAAAATCCTCTAA
- a CDS encoding FkbM family methyltransferase, with product MILAKLKTYISRLVGKRSDKQSKFWSIFKSPSLRYKIFKDKLDTLLYSLSISQAHIFFVQVGSNDSSYGDPLRYFLLDKRWCGIMIEPVDYVFKRLCSKYGDYGRFKLENVAIAEVNGFKDFYYVEETDSPLPVWYDQIGSFSLSHVLKHIDFIPELEQRIRKTQVECITFEELCNRNSVRTVDLIHIDTEGFDYEVLKMIDIDRFQPSLILYEHKHLSDSDRISARSLLSARGYQLLQLNSMDTVAVSVKALENRKPLKWAWKVITKNL from the coding sequence ATGATACTTGCAAAACTTAAAACTTATATCTCTCGATTAGTCGGCAAAAGATCGGACAAACAGTCAAAGTTCTGGAGCATTTTTAAATCACCTAGTCTTCGCTACAAAATCTTTAAGGATAAGCTCGATACACTGCTGTATAGTTTATCCATTTCACAAGCGCATATTTTCTTTGTTCAAGTAGGTTCAAACGATTCTAGCTACGGTGATCCCCTACGTTATTTTCTGCTAGATAAACGTTGGTGTGGAATTATGATAGAACCCGTTGACTATGTATTCAAAAGATTATGCTCCAAATATGGTGATTATGGTCGATTTAAGTTGGAAAATGTAGCGATTGCCGAGGTAAACGGGTTTAAAGACTTCTACTATGTTGAAGAGACAGATTCCCCTTTGCCTGTTTGGTACGATCAAATCGGTTCATTTTCCTTATCTCATGTCTTAAAGCATATTGATTTTATCCCAGAACTAGAACAACGAATTCGGAAAACTCAAGTGGAATGTATAACGTTTGAAGAATTATGTAACCGGAACTCGGTTCGCACTGTAGATTTAATCCACATAGATACGGAGGGATTCGATTACGAGGTACTGAAAATGATAGATATTGATCGGTTTCAGCCTAGTTTAATCCTGTACGAGCATAAACATCTTTCCGATAGCGATAGGATATCCGCTCGGAGTCTCTTGAGCGCACGAGGATATCAATTGTTGCAGTTAAATAGTATGGATACTGTTGCCGTTTCTGTAAAAGCATTGGAAAACAGAAAACCCTTAAAGTGGGCGTGGAAAGTGATCACTAAAAATTTATAG
- a CDS encoding glycosyltransferase family 8 protein, with amino-acid sequence MEFKLVRHEELIMQNTKTPTVVCAADNNYAIPLGVMLYSLAENLKEGKAFIYVIDGGITNANKKKVIRSLQKLEVEVVLNWLKPQEAAFFTIVEKLPTWGHVTIAAYYRLLIPYLLPPSIEKVIYLDCDLILKEDLNNLWKIDIDNQYLFAVQDMGCPLVSSKNGLKTYQELQIPPDTPYFNSGVMILNLKKWREDDMSFKVINYLEENGSRLRYWDQDGLNAILAGCWGKLDPRWNQLPNKFSSWQESHFSEEVYHQVMEAPYLIHFASDDKPWKFKFSPLRDTEKQFFEYLDRTDWSGWRPKEAWKKRLERYFNKALAYFKTKSFSSNIF; translated from the coding sequence ATGGAATTTAAACTTGTAAGACACGAAGAGTTGATAATGCAAAATACTAAAACACCCACAGTCGTCTGTGCTGCGGACAACAATTACGCAATTCCTCTTGGCGTAATGCTTTACTCCTTGGCAGAGAACCTGAAAGAGGGGAAAGCTTTTATTTATGTTATTGATGGAGGAATTACCAATGCTAATAAAAAAAAGGTGATTCGGTCCCTACAAAAATTAGAAGTTGAAGTGGTACTTAACTGGCTAAAGCCTCAAGAAGCAGCGTTCTTTACAATCGTGGAAAAACTTCCGACTTGGGGTCATGTTACTATTGCCGCTTACTATCGTTTATTAATTCCTTATCTCTTACCCCCGTCGATTGAGAAAGTTATTTATCTAGATTGTGATTTAATTTTGAAAGAAGATTTAAACAATTTATGGAAAATTGATATTGATAATCAATATTTATTTGCGGTGCAAGATATGGGATGTCCTCTAGTGTCAAGTAAAAATGGCTTAAAAACTTATCAAGAACTTCAAATACCCCCAGATACGCCATATTTTAACTCTGGGGTAATGATTCTTAATTTAAAAAAATGGCGAGAAGACGATATGTCTTTTAAAGTTATTAATTATCTAGAGGAAAATGGGAGCCGTCTCCGTTACTGGGATCAGGACGGTCTCAACGCTATTTTGGCGGGCTGTTGGGGGAAACTGGATCCACGCTGGAATCAACTTCCTAATAAATTTTCTTCTTGGCAAGAAAGTCATTTTTCCGAGGAAGTTTATCATCAGGTTATGGAAGCTCCTTATCTAATACATTTTGCATCAGATGATAAACCTTGGAAATTTAAATTCTCTCCGTTAAGGGATACAGAAAAGCAATTTTTTGAATACTTAGATCGAACGGATTGGTCTGGATGGCGACCGAAAGAGGCATGGAAAAAAAGATTAGAACGATATTTTAACAAGGCTCTAGCCTATTTCAAAACCAAATCATTTAGTTCTAATATTTTCTAG
- a CDS encoding asparaginase, protein MNRVKRTPTHRLEIHLLREGIIESVHHVEAAICDDRGRVLSTAGSAETSAFIRSALKPFQALAVISTGTLERYDLNDKDLAIICSSHQGTVEHARQVFNILWRADIDPNALLCPLPEGKRSRLQYNCSGKHAGMLAVCQQRGWPLNSYLRRSSQIQKLILSKIAELLGMPGDELISAHDDCGAPTYSMQLGQMAHLYAQLASGNRLDLERIVRAMTYHPRMVAGEGAFDTELMQVSQGEIVSKAGAEGIQCIGRVGEGLGLAIKALDGSKRAKYAAALQILKQLGWITPNVAESLSEKFLTIGSYTRLEVVGEMALL, encoded by the coding sequence ATGAATAGGGTAAAACGTACACCAACCCACCGCTTAGAAATTCATCTCCTCCGGGAAGGCATTATTGAATCGGTCCATCATGTCGAGGCCGCTATTTGCGATGACCGCGGCCGGGTATTATCCACCGCCGGCAGCGCCGAAACTAGCGCCTTTATTCGTTCGGCCCTGAAACCTTTTCAAGCACTGGCTGTCATCAGTACCGGCACCCTCGAACGCTACGATCTTAACGATAAGGATCTAGCCATTATCTGTAGTTCTCACCAAGGCACGGTGGAACACGCCCGTCAAGTCTTTAATATTCTCTGGCGCGCCGATATCGATCCCAACGCCCTGCTATGTCCCCTCCCCGAAGGTAAACGCAGTCGCCTCCAGTACAATTGTTCTGGTAAACACGCCGGGATGTTAGCGGTGTGTCAACAGCGCGGCTGGCCGTTAAATAGCTATCTCCGGCGTTCTAGTCAGATACAGAAGCTAATTTTAAGCAAAATTGCCGAATTATTGGGGATGCCGGGGGATGAATTAATCAGCGCCCACGATGACTGCGGTGCGCCCACCTATTCAATGCAGTTGGGGCAAATGGCCCATCTCTACGCCCAGTTAGCCTCTGGCAACCGTTTAGACTTAGAAAGAATCGTCCGGGCGATGACCTATCATCCCCGCATGGTAGCAGGAGAAGGGGCTTTTGATACGGAATTAATGCAGGTTAGCCAAGGAGAAATCGTCAGTAAAGCTGGGGCCGAAGGGATTCAATGTATCGGGCGCGTCGGTGAAGGTTTAGGATTAGCGATTAAAGCCCTAGATGGTTCCAAACGGGCTAAATATGCCGCCGCTTTGCAAATTCTTAAACAGTTAGGCTGGATTACTCCCAATGTGGCCGAATCTCTCTCGGAAAAATTCCTGACAATCGGCAGTTATACCCGCTTGGAAGTAGTGGGGGAAATGGCTTTATTGTAA
- a CDS encoding CGLD27 family protein, producing MKSSLDFCPVPEEQQPVNEYEQLKESWFFRWATLDVASYTKKIVWLWLWTWLIVGPIAAASFPLKKAPFLFFCAGIFGSTILVGLVLLRLYLGWIYVYDRLQSEKVFYEESGWYDGQIWTKTAAILTRDRLIVSYQIQPILQRLQKTALILGAIVAISGLFWLFFTH from the coding sequence ATGAAATCCTCCCTTGATTTCTGTCCCGTCCCGGAAGAACAGCAACCGGTTAACGAGTACGAACAATTAAAAGAATCTTGGTTTTTCCGTTGGGCAACGCTAGATGTAGCCTCTTATACAAAAAAAATTGTCTGGTTATGGTTGTGGACATGGTTAATTGTCGGACCGATTGCCGCCGCTAGTTTTCCCCTGAAAAAGGCCCCTTTTCTCTTCTTCTGCGCGGGGATTTTTGGCTCGACAATTTTGGTAGGATTGGTGTTATTGCGCTTGTATTTAGGCTGGATCTACGTCTATGACCGCCTGCAATCGGAGAAAGTATTTTATGAAGAGTCGGGCTGGTATGATGGCCAAATCTGGACAAAAACCGCCGCTATTTTAACCCGCGATCGTTTAATCGTCTCCTATCAAATCCAGCCCATTCTCCAGCGTTTACAAAAAACCGCCCTAATTCTAGGGGCAATTGTCGCTATCAGTGGTCTTTTCTGGCTATTTTTCACTCACTAA
- the rsfS gene encoding ribosome silencing factor → MTNPTGIITPVAENLKTENFLETIVTAAEDKKAGDIAILKVADICYLTDYFLIITGYSTTQVRAIEDAIEAAMELEWQQSPRQVEGKSEGSWILMDYGAIIVHIFLPKEREFYNLEAFWGHAQRIPLPSDHLEE, encoded by the coding sequence ATGACCAATCCCACTGGAATTATTACCCCTGTCGCCGAAAATCTCAAGACCGAAAATTTTCTAGAGACAATTGTTACCGCTGCCGAGGACAAGAAAGCAGGGGACATCGCCATCCTGAAAGTCGCCGATATCTGTTATTTAACCGATTATTTTCTGATTATTACCGGCTATTCTACCACTCAAGTGCGAGCGATCGAGGATGCGATCGAAGCCGCTATGGAACTAGAATGGCAACAATCCCCCCGACAAGTGGAAGGAAAAAGCGAAGGTAGCTGGATCCTGATGGATTATGGCGCTATCATTGTCCATATCTTTTTGCCAAAAGAGCGAGAATTTTATAATTTAGAAGCATTTTGGGGTCATGCTCAACGGATTCCTCTACCTAGCGACCATTTGGAGGAGTAG
- the yqeK gene encoding bis(5'-nucleosyl)-tetraphosphatase (symmetrical) YqeK, which produces MRQQVIDWLKENVNEHRLRHILGVETMCIDLARHHDLDTVQAGQAGLMHDLAKFFKPKKLLKMAESAGIDVDNICASHPHLLHADVSAVVAQKEFNVTDEEILEAIRNHTLGKPNMSDLSCIVFIADALEPNRGDTPELNALRQLSYQNLHKSVQQTCDYSLKYLLSSHCPIHPRTVLTRNWALQIVKEQPTKTKPID; this is translated from the coding sequence ATGCGACAGCAAGTTATCGACTGGTTAAAAGAAAACGTCAACGAACACCGTCTGCGCCATATTCTTGGTGTGGAGACCATGTGTATTGATTTAGCTCGTCATCACGATCTCGATACCGTCCAAGCAGGGCAAGCCGGGTTAATGCACGATCTGGCTAAATTTTTCAAGCCCAAAAAACTGCTAAAAATGGCGGAATCGGCGGGAATAGACGTGGATAATATCTGTGCATCCCATCCCCACTTACTCCACGCCGATGTCAGTGCAGTTGTCGCCCAAAAAGAATTTAACGTTACCGATGAGGAAATTCTCGAAGCAATTCGCAATCATACCCTCGGTAAACCCAATATGAGCGATCTTAGCTGTATAGTCTTTATTGCCGATGCCTTGGAACCCAATCGCGGCGATACACCCGAATTAAACGCCCTACGACAACTCAGCTATCAAAATCTCCATAAAAGCGTTCAACAAACCTGCGATTATTCCCTAAAATATCTTTTAAGTAGCCATTGTCCCATTCATCCCCGCACCGTGCTAACGCGCAACTGGGCGTTACAAATTGTTAAAGAACAACCAACAAAAACTAAACCCATTGATTAA
- a CDS encoding YcjF family protein, which translates to MKLPRLATLIIGLSFIFGLMLWLVNSIYRLYIQIAFTAPILANILLLLIIGLLGLLIYVLLYYFYLLPQRPKSRRGLHSSSRPPLKLPVEKTEAAGETLKAIRQQVEQIQDKVTQQVFIKRSQEIERSLARKEVKIIVFGTGSAGKTSLINALIGQMVGNVEATMGTTEKGETYSLKMKGVNREIQITDTPGILEIGAAGGQREQLARQLATEADLLLFVIDNDIRQSEYGPLLGLIDIGKRSLLVFNKIDLYSDEDREMILKQLRERLKGVILSADIIAVTANPQPVQLTGGQIITPEPDILALIKRLASVLRAEGEDLVADNILLQSQRLGEEARKIIDRQRRRQADKIIDRYQWIGAGVIAVTPLPVIDMLATAAVNAQMVREIGQVYGCEINSDRGKELAVSLGKTLVSLGVVKGAVELLARILQLNFTTYIVGKAIQGVSAAYLTRIAGKSFIEYFRQDQDWGDGGMTEVVQRQFQLSRKEEFIKSFVADAIGKVVQPFQDDWQQEEVLEATREDDW; encoded by the coding sequence ATGAAATTACCCCGTCTTGCCACTTTAATCATTGGTCTGAGCTTTATTTTCGGATTAATGTTGTGGTTAGTCAACTCTATCTATCGTCTTTACATCCAGATCGCCTTTACCGCTCCTATCTTAGCTAATATTCTGCTTTTGCTCATTATCGGACTGCTGGGCTTGCTGATATACGTTCTTTTGTACTACTTTTATCTGCTGCCCCAGCGCCCAAAAAGTCGCCGCGGGTTGCATTCTTCCTCCCGTCCACCCCTAAAATTACCAGTAGAAAAAACCGAGGCCGCCGGGGAAACCTTAAAAGCTATCCGGCAACAAGTGGAGCAAATTCAAGATAAAGTAACTCAACAGGTTTTTATTAAGCGTTCTCAAGAAATTGAGCGAAGTTTAGCCAGAAAAGAAGTTAAAATCATTGTTTTCGGCACGGGATCGGCGGGAAAAACCTCCCTAATTAACGCCCTCATCGGTCAAATGGTGGGCAATGTGGAGGCAACCATGGGAACCACGGAAAAAGGGGAAACCTATAGTTTAAAAATGAAAGGTGTGAATCGGGAAATTCAAATTACCGATACCCCCGGCATTCTCGAAATTGGTGCGGCCGGAGGTCAAAGGGAACAGTTAGCGCGACAATTAGCCACGGAAGCAGATTTACTTTTATTTGTCATCGATAACGATATTCGACAATCGGAATACGGCCCTTTATTGGGTTTAATTGATATTGGTAAACGTTCTCTCTTAGTCTTTAATAAAATCGATCTCTATAGCGACGAAGATCGAGAAATGATTTTAAAACAATTACGAGAACGGCTAAAAGGAGTGATCCTTTCCGCCGATATTATTGCCGTTACCGCTAATCCCCAACCAGTACAGTTAACCGGTGGACAAATCATCACACCGGAACCGGATATTTTAGCTTTAATTAAACGTTTAGCTTCAGTTTTACGGGCCGAAGGGGAGGATTTAGTGGCGGATAATATCCTCTTACAATCCCAAAGATTAGGAGAAGAAGCTAGGAAAATTATCGATCGCCAACGTCGTCGCCAAGCTGATAAAATTATCGATCGCTATCAGTGGATCGGTGCGGGAGTGATTGCGGTGACTCCCTTACCGGTGATCGATATGTTAGCAACGGCGGCGGTTAATGCTCAAATGGTTAGGGAAATTGGTCAAGTTTATGGCTGTGAAATTAACAGCGATCGAGGCAAAGAATTGGCCGTATCTTTGGGTAAAACTCTAGTTAGTTTGGGAGTGGTGAAAGGAGCAGTAGAATTATTAGCCAGAATCCTACAATTAAATTTTACTACCTATATAGTCGGGAAGGCAATTCAAGGAGTCAGTGCCGCCTATTTAACCCGCATTGCTGGCAAAAGTTTTATTGAATATTTCCGTCAGGATCAAGACTGGGGTGACGGTGGCATGACGGAAGTGGTACAAAGACAATTTCAACTCAGTCGCAAGGAAGAATTTATTAAGTCTTTTGTGGCCGATGCGATCGGTAAAGTGGTACAACCTTTTCAGGATGATTGGCAGCAAGAAGAAGTTTTAGAAGCTACTCGCGAGGATGATTGGTAA
- a CDS encoding alpha-ketoacid dehydrogenase subunit beta codes for MAETLLFNALRQAIDEEMGRDQTVFVLGEDVGHYGGSYKVTKDLYKKYGDLRVLDTPIAENSFTGMAVGAAMTGLRPIIEGMNMGFLLLAFNQIANNAGMLRYTSGGNFKIPMVIRGPGGVGRQLGAEHSQRLEAYFHAVPGLKIVACSTPYNAKGLLKSAIRDNNPVLFFEHVLLYNLKENLPDSEYLLPLDKAEIVRKGEDITILTYSRMRHHCLQALKQLEKDGYDPEIIDLISLKPFDMETIAASIRKTHRVIIVEECMKTAGIASELIALINEQLFDELDAPVLRLSSQDIPTPYNGNLERLTIIQPNQIVEAVQKMVGDRI; via the coding sequence ATGGCAGAAACCCTATTATTTAATGCTTTGCGACAGGCGATCGATGAGGAAATGGGCCGGGACCAGACAGTATTTGTTTTGGGTGAAGATGTGGGTCATTACGGTGGTTCCTACAAAGTTACCAAAGATCTCTACAAAAAATATGGCGATTTAAGGGTTTTAGATACTCCCATCGCTGAAAATAGTTTTACGGGCATGGCAGTGGGGGCAGCCATGACGGGATTACGTCCGATTATTGAAGGCATGAATATGGGTTTTCTTCTGCTTGCCTTTAACCAAATTGCCAACAATGCCGGGATGTTACGTTATACTTCCGGCGGTAATTTTAAAATCCCCATGGTTATCCGCGGTCCGGGGGGTGTGGGGAGACAATTAGGGGCGGAACATTCCCAACGTTTAGAGGCCTATTTTCACGCGGTACCCGGTCTAAAAATTGTCGCTTGTTCTACTCCCTACAATGCCAAAGGTTTATTAAAATCGGCGATTAGAGATAATAACCCCGTGCTTTTCTTTGAACACGTTCTTCTCTATAATCTCAAGGAAAATTTACCTGATAGCGAGTATCTTTTACCCCTCGATAAAGCGGAAATCGTTCGCAAGGGAGAAGATATAACTATTCTCACCTATTCGCGGATGCGTCATCACTGTTTACAGGCATTAAAACAGTTAGAAAAAGATGGCTACGATCCAGAAATTATCGATTTAATTTCCCTGAAACCCTTTGATATGGAGACGATTGCCGCTTCGATTCGCAAGACTCACAGGGTGATTATCGTGGAAGAATGTATGAAAACTGCGGGAATTGCTTCCGAGTTAATTGCTTTAATTAACGAGCAGTTATTCGATGAATTAGATGCCCCCGTGTTAAGATTATCTTCCCAAGATATCCCCACACCTTATAACGGTAATCTAGAAAGATTGACGATTATTCAACCTAATCAAATTGTCGAAGCTGTCCAAAAAATGGTCGGTGATCGCATTTAA